A genomic segment from Drosophila miranda strain MSH22 chromosome 3, D.miranda_PacBio2.1, whole genome shotgun sequence encodes:
- the LOC108160351 gene encoding arginyl-tRNA--protein transferase 1 isoform X4 has translation MSVSIVKYFGSQLGKCGYCTGINCSKSNGMHAYRLDCQDYQNLIDRGWRRCGNYCYKQKNKETCCPCYTIKCDALAFKLTKSNKRILRRMNRFLRDGKRDPVEQAARAGNEDDVTASVDAPASEPQPQMPDKRPAVINVEQAVSLAKAQKSKAKPARAAQVPLTQSPSQGSTKSAAVISNKPCKKAKQMRLERRQAKLGDIAQQSSQKAFTQEKSLTDFLSATSETNKHHLKLSLVHVYSEEFKRTLPESYALYRKYQIAIHNDPPKDRSAYQDHLQVSPMKNEKPDDGPEMGYGSFHQQYWLDEKLIAVGVIDILPGSVSSVYFFYDPDYSFLSLGTYGSLREIDFVQTIAATTPALKYYYMGFYIHSCPKMRYKGKLSASYLLCPETYVWILLTDVIRSKLDKNKYQRLNEDAAARDVNEFLLEHLDEVLLLLDATTCMQYKNYVQITGTDSDRVEIIEYSELVGKVCAHRMLYVNMA, from the exons ATGAGTGTCAGCATTGTGAAATACTTTGGAAGCCAGCTCGGAAAATGTGGATACTGCACAGGCATTAACTGCAGCAAATCCAATG GTATGCATGCATATCGCTTGGACTGCCAAGACTACCAAAATCTCATTGATCGCGGCTGGCGCAGATGCGGGAACTACTGCTATAAGCAAAAGAACAAGGAGACCTGTTGCCCCTGTTATACCATCAAATGTGATGCATTGGCATTCAAGCTGACGAAGTCCAACAAGCGAATACTTAGACGTATGAATCGATTTTTGCGTGATGGCAAACGTGACCCGGTCGAGCAGGCGGCACGCGCAGGAAATGAGGATGACGTAACTGCGAGTGTGGATGCACCTGCCAGCGAGCCGCAGCCTCAGATGCCAGATAAGAGACCAGCTGTTATCAATGTGGAACAGGCTGTGTCACTTGCAAAGGCTCAAAAATCAAAAGCAAAGCCGGCCAGAGCTGCACAGGTGCCATTAACCCAATCGCCATCGCAGGGATCCACCAAAT CTGCGGCGGTGATATCAAATAAGCCGTGCAAGAAAGCCAAGCAGATGCGCTTGGAACGCCGGCAGGCTAAGTTGGGTGATATCGCACAGCAATCATCACAGAAAGCATTCACGCAGGAGAAGAGTTTAACTGACTTTTTATCGGCAACCAGCGAAACAAACAAGCATCATCTGAAG TTGAGTTTGGTACACGTCTATAGCGAGGAATTTAAACGGACTCTACCCGAGAGCTATGCGCTGTACAGAAAGTATCAAATAGCGATACACAATGATCCGCCCAAGGATCGGAGTGCCTACCAGGATCATCTGCAGGTGTCGCCCATGAAG AACGAAAAGCCAGATGATGGGCCCGAAATGGGCTATGGATCGTTCCATCAGCAGTATTGGCTCGATGAAAAGCTGATTGCCGTGGGCGTTATTGATATCTTGCCTGGGTCGGTTAGCTCCGTGTACTTCTTTTACGATCCAGACTACAGTTTTCTCTCTCTGGGAACATATGGCTCGCTGAG GGAAATCGATTTCGTACAGACGATTGCTGCCACTACGCCTGCCCTCAAATATTactatatgggcttttacatACACTCCTGTCCGAAGATGCGCTACAAAGGAAAGCTGTCTGCCTCATATTTGCTCTGCCCAGAGACTTACGTGTGGATACTCCTCACCGACG TCATTCGTTCTAAGCTAGATAAAAACAAGTATCAACGCCTAAATGAAGATGCAGCTGCTAGAGATGTAAACGAGTTCTTACTTGAGCATTTAGATGAAGTACTGCTTCTGCTCGACGCCACAACCTGCATGCAGTATAAGAATTATGTTCAG ATTACTGGCACTGATAGCGATCGCGTCGAGATTATTGAATACAGCGAGCTAGTGGGAAAAGTATGTGCGCATCGCATGCTTTATGTTAACATGGCCTGA
- the LOC108160351 gene encoding arginyl-tRNA--protein transferase 1 isoform X3: protein MSVSIVKYFGSQLGKCGYCTGINCSKSNGMHAYRLDCQDYQNLIDRGWRRCGNYCYKQKNKETCCPCYTIKCDALAFKLTKSNKRILRRMNRFLRDGKRDPVEQAARAGNEDDVTASVDAPASEPQPQMPDKRPAVINVEQAVSLAKAQKSKAKPARAAQVPLTQSPSQGSTKSAAVISNKPCKKAKQMRLERRQAKLGDIAQQSSQKAFTQEKSLTDFLSATSETNKHHLKIVLVDSSDTQRTCADEVLALYRKYQVIIHNDNPARLTLASMQRFLIKSPLKNEKPDDGPEMGYGSFHQQYWLDEKLIAVGVIDILPGSVSSVYFFYDPDYSFLSLGTYGSLREIDFVQTIAATTPALKYYYMGFYIHSCPKMRYKGKLSASYLLCPETYVWILLTDVIRSKLDKNKYQRLNEDAAARDVNEFLLEHLDEVLLLLDATTCMQYKNYVQITGTDSDRVEIIEYSELVGKVCAHRMLYVNMA from the exons ATGAGTGTCAGCATTGTGAAATACTTTGGAAGCCAGCTCGGAAAATGTGGATACTGCACAGGCATTAACTGCAGCAAATCCAATG GTATGCATGCATATCGCTTGGACTGCCAAGACTACCAAAATCTCATTGATCGCGGCTGGCGCAGATGCGGGAACTACTGCTATAAGCAAAAGAACAAGGAGACCTGTTGCCCCTGTTATACCATCAAATGTGATGCATTGGCATTCAAGCTGACGAAGTCCAACAAGCGAATACTTAGACGTATGAATCGATTTTTGCGTGATGGCAAACGTGACCCGGTCGAGCAGGCGGCACGCGCAGGAAATGAGGATGACGTAACTGCGAGTGTGGATGCACCTGCCAGCGAGCCGCAGCCTCAGATGCCAGATAAGAGACCAGCTGTTATCAATGTGGAACAGGCTGTGTCACTTGCAAAGGCTCAAAAATCAAAAGCAAAGCCGGCCAGAGCTGCACAGGTGCCATTAACCCAATCGCCATCGCAGGGATCCACCAAAT CTGCGGCGGTGATATCAAATAAGCCGTGCAAGAAAGCCAAGCAGATGCGCTTGGAACGCCGGCAGGCTAAGTTGGGTGATATCGCACAGCAATCATCACAGAAAGCATTCACGCAGGAGAAGAGTTTAACTGACTTTTTATCGGCAACCAGCGAAACAAACAAGCATCATCTGAAG ATCGTTTTGGTCGATTCCTCAGACACACAGCGTACGTGTGCCGATGAGGTACTAGCACTGTACCGAAAATATCAAGTAATCATACACAATGATAATCCTGCACGCCTCACCCTAGCTAGTATGCAGCGGTTTTTGATCAAATCTCCCCTTAAG AACGAAAAGCCAGATGATGGGCCCGAAATGGGCTATGGATCGTTCCATCAGCAGTATTGGCTCGATGAAAAGCTGATTGCCGTGGGCGTTATTGATATCTTGCCTGGGTCGGTTAGCTCCGTGTACTTCTTTTACGATCCAGACTACAGTTTTCTCTCTCTGGGAACATATGGCTCGCTGAG GGAAATCGATTTCGTACAGACGATTGCTGCCACTACGCCTGCCCTCAAATATTactatatgggcttttacatACACTCCTGTCCGAAGATGCGCTACAAAGGAAAGCTGTCTGCCTCATATTTGCTCTGCCCAGAGACTTACGTGTGGATACTCCTCACCGACG TCATTCGTTCTAAGCTAGATAAAAACAAGTATCAACGCCTAAATGAAGATGCAGCTGCTAGAGATGTAAACGAGTTCTTACTTGAGCATTTAGATGAAGTACTGCTTCTGCTCGACGCCACAACCTGCATGCAGTATAAGAATTATGTTCAG ATTACTGGCACTGATAGCGATCGCGTCGAGATTATTGAATACAGCGAGCTAGTGGGAAAAGTATGTGCGCATCGCATGCTTTATGTTAACATGGCCTGA
- the LOC108160351 gene encoding arginyl-tRNA--protein transferase 1 isoform X2 has protein sequence MSVSIVKYFGSQLGKCGYCTGINCSKSNGMHAYRLDCQDYQNLIDRGWRRCGNYCYKQKNKETCCPCYTIKCDALAFKLTKSNKRILRRMNRFLRDGKRDPVEQAARAGNEDDVTASVDAPASEPQPQMPDKRPAVINVEQAVSLAKAQKSKAKPARAAQVPLTQSPSQGSTKSAAVISNKPCKKAKQMRLERRQAKLGDIAQQSSQKAFTQEKSLTDFLSATSETNKHHLKIVLVDSSDTQRTCADEVLALYRKYQLSLVHVYSEEFKRTLPESYALYRKYQIAIHNDPPKDRSAYQDHLQVSPMKNEKPDDGPEMGYGSFHQQYWLDEKLIAVGVIDILPGSVSSVYFFYDPDYSFLSLGTYGSLREIDFVQTIAATTPALKYYYMGFYIHSCPKMRYKGKLSASYLLCPETYVWILLTDVIRSKLDKNKYQRLNEDAAARDVNEFLLEHLDEVLLLLDATTCMQYKNYVQVLLFSLLLALIAIASRLLNTAS, from the exons ATGAGTGTCAGCATTGTGAAATACTTTGGAAGCCAGCTCGGAAAATGTGGATACTGCACAGGCATTAACTGCAGCAAATCCAATG GTATGCATGCATATCGCTTGGACTGCCAAGACTACCAAAATCTCATTGATCGCGGCTGGCGCAGATGCGGGAACTACTGCTATAAGCAAAAGAACAAGGAGACCTGTTGCCCCTGTTATACCATCAAATGTGATGCATTGGCATTCAAGCTGACGAAGTCCAACAAGCGAATACTTAGACGTATGAATCGATTTTTGCGTGATGGCAAACGTGACCCGGTCGAGCAGGCGGCACGCGCAGGAAATGAGGATGACGTAACTGCGAGTGTGGATGCACCTGCCAGCGAGCCGCAGCCTCAGATGCCAGATAAGAGACCAGCTGTTATCAATGTGGAACAGGCTGTGTCACTTGCAAAGGCTCAAAAATCAAAAGCAAAGCCGGCCAGAGCTGCACAGGTGCCATTAACCCAATCGCCATCGCAGGGATCCACCAAAT CTGCGGCGGTGATATCAAATAAGCCGTGCAAGAAAGCCAAGCAGATGCGCTTGGAACGCCGGCAGGCTAAGTTGGGTGATATCGCACAGCAATCATCACAGAAAGCATTCACGCAGGAGAAGAGTTTAACTGACTTTTTATCGGCAACCAGCGAAACAAACAAGCATCATCTGAAG ATCGTTTTGGTCGATTCCTCAGACACACAGCGTACGTGTGCCGATGAGGTACTAGCACTGTACCGAAAATATCAA TTGAGTTTGGTACACGTCTATAGCGAGGAATTTAAACGGACTCTACCCGAGAGCTATGCGCTGTACAGAAAGTATCAAATAGCGATACACAATGATCCGCCCAAGGATCGGAGTGCCTACCAGGATCATCTGCAGGTGTCGCCCATGAAG AACGAAAAGCCAGATGATGGGCCCGAAATGGGCTATGGATCGTTCCATCAGCAGTATTGGCTCGATGAAAAGCTGATTGCCGTGGGCGTTATTGATATCTTGCCTGGGTCGGTTAGCTCCGTGTACTTCTTTTACGATCCAGACTACAGTTTTCTCTCTCTGGGAACATATGGCTCGCTGAG GGAAATCGATTTCGTACAGACGATTGCTGCCACTACGCCTGCCCTCAAATATTactatatgggcttttacatACACTCCTGTCCGAAGATGCGCTACAAAGGAAAGCTGTCTGCCTCATATTTGCTCTGCCCAGAGACTTACGTGTGGATACTCCTCACCGACG TCATTCGTTCTAAGCTAGATAAAAACAAGTATCAACGCCTAAATGAAGATGCAGCTGCTAGAGATGTAAACGAGTTCTTACTTGAGCATTTAGATGAAGTACTGCTTCTGCTCGACGCCACAACCTGCATGCAGTATAAGAATTATGTTCAGGTACTGCTCTTCTCATT ATTACTGGCACTGATAGCGATCGCGTCGAGATTATTGAATACAGCGAGCTAG
- the LOC108160351 gene encoding arginyl-tRNA--protein transferase 1 isoform X1, giving the protein MSVSIVKYFGSQLGKCGYCTGINCSKSNGMHAYRLDCQDYQNLIDRGWRRCGNYCYKQKNKETCCPCYTIKCDALAFKLTKSNKRILRRMNRFLRDGKRDPVEQAARAGNEDDVTASVDAPASEPQPQMPDKRPAVINVEQAVSLAKAQKSKAKPARAAQVPLTQSPSQGSTKSAAVISNKPCKKAKQMRLERRQAKLGDIAQQSSQKAFTQEKSLTDFLSATSETNKHHLKIVLVDSSDTQRTCADEVLALYRKYQLSLVHVYSEEFKRTLPESYALYRKYQIAIHNDPPKDRSAYQDHLQVSPMKNEKPDDGPEMGYGSFHQQYWLDEKLIAVGVIDILPGSVSSVYFFYDPDYSFLSLGTYGSLREIDFVQTIAATTPALKYYYMGFYIHSCPKMRYKGKLSASYLLCPETYVWILLTDVIRSKLDKNKYQRLNEDAAARDVNEFLLEHLDEVLLLLDATTCMQYKNYVQITGTDSDRVEIIEYSELVGKVCAHRMLYVNMA; this is encoded by the exons ATGAGTGTCAGCATTGTGAAATACTTTGGAAGCCAGCTCGGAAAATGTGGATACTGCACAGGCATTAACTGCAGCAAATCCAATG GTATGCATGCATATCGCTTGGACTGCCAAGACTACCAAAATCTCATTGATCGCGGCTGGCGCAGATGCGGGAACTACTGCTATAAGCAAAAGAACAAGGAGACCTGTTGCCCCTGTTATACCATCAAATGTGATGCATTGGCATTCAAGCTGACGAAGTCCAACAAGCGAATACTTAGACGTATGAATCGATTTTTGCGTGATGGCAAACGTGACCCGGTCGAGCAGGCGGCACGCGCAGGAAATGAGGATGACGTAACTGCGAGTGTGGATGCACCTGCCAGCGAGCCGCAGCCTCAGATGCCAGATAAGAGACCAGCTGTTATCAATGTGGAACAGGCTGTGTCACTTGCAAAGGCTCAAAAATCAAAAGCAAAGCCGGCCAGAGCTGCACAGGTGCCATTAACCCAATCGCCATCGCAGGGATCCACCAAAT CTGCGGCGGTGATATCAAATAAGCCGTGCAAGAAAGCCAAGCAGATGCGCTTGGAACGCCGGCAGGCTAAGTTGGGTGATATCGCACAGCAATCATCACAGAAAGCATTCACGCAGGAGAAGAGTTTAACTGACTTTTTATCGGCAACCAGCGAAACAAACAAGCATCATCTGAAG ATCGTTTTGGTCGATTCCTCAGACACACAGCGTACGTGTGCCGATGAGGTACTAGCACTGTACCGAAAATATCAA TTGAGTTTGGTACACGTCTATAGCGAGGAATTTAAACGGACTCTACCCGAGAGCTATGCGCTGTACAGAAAGTATCAAATAGCGATACACAATGATCCGCCCAAGGATCGGAGTGCCTACCAGGATCATCTGCAGGTGTCGCCCATGAAG AACGAAAAGCCAGATGATGGGCCCGAAATGGGCTATGGATCGTTCCATCAGCAGTATTGGCTCGATGAAAAGCTGATTGCCGTGGGCGTTATTGATATCTTGCCTGGGTCGGTTAGCTCCGTGTACTTCTTTTACGATCCAGACTACAGTTTTCTCTCTCTGGGAACATATGGCTCGCTGAG GGAAATCGATTTCGTACAGACGATTGCTGCCACTACGCCTGCCCTCAAATATTactatatgggcttttacatACACTCCTGTCCGAAGATGCGCTACAAAGGAAAGCTGTCTGCCTCATATTTGCTCTGCCCAGAGACTTACGTGTGGATACTCCTCACCGACG TCATTCGTTCTAAGCTAGATAAAAACAAGTATCAACGCCTAAATGAAGATGCAGCTGCTAGAGATGTAAACGAGTTCTTACTTGAGCATTTAGATGAAGTACTGCTTCTGCTCGACGCCACAACCTGCATGCAGTATAAGAATTATGTTCAG ATTACTGGCACTGATAGCGATCGCGTCGAGATTATTGAATACAGCGAGCTAGTGGGAAAAGTATGTGCGCATCGCATGCTTTATGTTAACATGGCCTGA